The genomic interval CCTTCCCTCGCTGGAAGGCGTGCCGGGCCGGCTGCAGCATGTCGCGACCCACCCCAACGGGGCGACGGTCTATGTTGATTTCGCCCACACGCCGGACGCGCTGGAAACGGTGCTTCTGGCGCTGCGGTCGCATGCCGCGCGCCATCTGGTGACGGTTTTCGGCTGCGGCGGCGACCGCGACCGCAGCAAGCGGCCGGTGATGGGAGCATTGGCGGCCAGACTGGCCGACCGCGCCATCGTCACCGACGACAACCCGCGCACCGAGGATCCCGCCTTCGTGCGGAGCGAGGTGTTGGCCGGGGCCACCGGGGAACTGGCTGGCCGGCTGGAGGAGATCGGCGACCGGGCCGAGGCGATCCGCACCGCGGTGCGGCAGCTTCAGCCCGGCGACGTGCTGGTCATCGCCGGCAAGGGCCACGAACAGGGACAAACGATCGGCACCGAGGTGCGTCCGTTCGACGACGCGGACGAGGCCCGGAAAGCCGTAGCGGAGGTTGGAGCATGAGCGGGGACAAGACGGAGAAGGCGGTTCTCTGGACCGCGACGGATGCGGCAGCCGCCACCGGCGGGCGTCTGGCCGGCCCATCCGCCTGGACCGCCACCGGCGTCACCATCGACAGCCGCAAGGTTGCGCCGGGCGATCTGTTCGTCGCCATCCGCGGCCCGAATTTCGACGGCCACGCCTTCGTCGGCGCGGCATTCGCCGCCGGAGCCGTCGCCGCGCTGGTCGATCATCTCCCGGACGGGATTCCTGCGGACGCGCCGCTTCTGATCGCCCCGGCCGACACGCTGCAGTCGATGGCGGCGCTGGGTGCGGCGGCCCGGGCGCGCTGCGGTGCCCGCATGGTCGCCGTCACCGGTTCGGTCGGCAAGACCGGCAGCAAGGAGACCCTGCGCCACGTCCTGTCGGCGCAGGGGCCGACCTATGCCACCGAAGGCAGCCTGAACAACCACTGGGGCGTGCCGTTGTCGCTCGCCCGCCTGCCGGCCGACAGCGCCTATGGCGTTTTTGAGCTGGGGATGAACCACGCCGGTGAAATCGGGCCGCTGTCGCGGCAGGTCAAGCCGCATGTCGCCATCATCACGACCATCGAGGCGGTGCATCTGGAATTCTTCTCCGGCGTGGAAGCCATCGCCGACGCCAAGGCGGAGATCTTCGAGGGGATGGAAGCCGATGGCGTCGCCGTGCTGAACCGCGACAATGGGCAGTATGCCCGGCTGGCCGCCGCCGCACGCCGCCATGGCCTGACCAATATCTGGAGCTTCGGCGCCCATGAGGAAGCCGATGCCCGGCTGGTCGACTGCTCACTGCACGCGACGTGCAGTTCGGTGACCGCGGTCATCCGCGGCGAGCGTCTGCACTACAGCCTGTCGCAACCCGGCAAGCATTGGGTGATGAACAGCCTCGCGGTGCTGCTGGCAGTGAAGGCGATGGGTGCCGACGCGGCCGCCGCCGCCAGGTCCCTGTCCAGCCTCCAGCCGGTCAAGGGCCGCGGCACCCGCAAGCGCATACAGCTGCCGCAAGGTGCCTTCACCCTGATCGACGAAAGCTACAACGCCAGCCCGGCGGCGGTGGCGGCGACGCTGGAGGTGCTGGGCAAGATCGACCCCGGCGCCGGCGGCCGGCGCATCGCCGTGCTGGGCGACATGCGGGAACTGGGGGAGCGGGCAGACGCCCTGCATATCGGTTTGGCCGAACCGCTGCGCGCCGCGCAGGTCGATGCCGTCTATGCCTGCGGGCCGCACATGAAGGCGCTGTTCGACCGCCTGCCGGCAGCGATGCGCGGCGCCTGGGCCGAAACCAGCGTGGAGCTGGCCCCCATCGTGACCGGGGCCGTAAAAGGCGGCGACGTTATCATGGTCAAGGGGTCGCTGGGCAGTCGTACAGGTCTGATCGTCGATGCGCTCGCGGCACTCGACAGCGGGCGCGAAAGCGAGGACAAAGCGGCCTCCCGAACCACCAACCAGCCGCAGGCGGCCGCTCAAGGCCAGCAAGGCCCGCGAGGCTGACGGACCCAAATGCTCTATAACCTCCTCTTCGGTCTGGCCGACGTCTTCTCGCCGTTCAACCTGTTCCGGTACCTGACCTTCCGGACCGGCGGCGCCGTGATCACGTCGCTCGTCATCAGCTTCGTCTTCTTCCCCCGCCTGATCGCGTGGCTGAAGCGCAAGCAGGGCGAAGGCCAGCCCATCCGCGCCGACGGCCCCGAAAGCCATTTCAAGAAGAAGGGCACGCCCACCATGGGCGGCCTTATGATCCTGATCGCCATGACGGTCAGCACCGTGCTGTGGGCCGACATCACCAACGCCTATATCTGGATCGTCCTGCTGGTCACGATCGGCTACGGCCTGATCGGCTTCGGCGACGATTACCTGAAGCTGACCAAGCGCAACACCAAGGGGCTGTCCGGCCGCTTCCGCCTGGGCTGGGAGATCACCATCGGACTGGTCGCCTCGGCACTGATCATGTGGGTGTCGGCCCCTCCCCTGTCGGGCGGCGTGGCGGTCCCCTTCGTCAAGGATTTCCTGATCCAGCTGTCCTGGTTCTTCGTGCCGTTCGGCGCCTTCATCATGGTCGGCGCCTCGAACTCGGTGAACCTGACCGATGGGCTGGACGGGCTTGCCATCGTGCCGACGATGATCGCCGCCGGCTGCTTCGGCCTGATCTCCTACCTGTCGGGCAACGCGATCTTCGCCAACTACCTTCAGATCCACCACGTACCGGGCTCCGGCGAACTGGCGGTGTTCTGCGGCGCGCTGGTCGGCGCCGGGTTGGGCTTCCTTTGGTACAACGCCCCGCCCGCCATGGTCTTCATGGGCGACACCGGGTCGCTGTCGCTGGGCGGCGCCCTTGGCGCCGTCAGCGTGGTGACCAAGCACGAGATCGTGCTGGCCATCATCGGCGGCCTGTTCGTGCTGGAGACCGTGTCGGTGATCGTGCAGGTCGCCTCCTTCAAGCTGACCGGCAAGCGGGTGTTCCGCATGGCGCCGCTGCACCATCACTTCGAGAAAAAGGGCTGGGCCGAACCGACGGTGGTGATCCGCTTCTGGATCATCGCCTCGATCCTGGCGCTGGTCGGCCTGTCCACGCTGAAGCTGCGCTGAGGGGGGACCGGCGATGATCGATCTGTTCTACATGCAGGAGCTGCCCGTCGCGGTGATGGGGCTGGGCAAATCCGGCCTCGCCACCGCCCGCGCGCTGCGCGACAGCGGGGCCGAGGTGCGGGTGTGGGACGACAACCCCGCCTCCCGTGCCGCGGCGGAGGCCGAGGGCTTCGCCGTGGTCGATCTCGCCACCGCCGACCTGTCGGACCTGATGACCATCGTCTGGTCGCCCGGCATTCCCCACACCTTCCCCAAGCCGCATCCGGTGGCCGAACGTGCCAAGGCGCTGGGGATCGAACTGATCTGCGACATCGAGCTGCTTGGCCGGGCGGAGCGTGACTGCGCCTTCATCGGCATCACCGGCACCAACGGCAAGTCGACCACCACCACGCTGATCGGCCACATCCTGGCCGCCGCCGGTCGCAAGGCGGCGGTGGGCGGCAACCTCGGCACGCCGGTGCTCACCTTCGACCCCATCGGGTCCGGCGGCACCTGCGTCCTGGAGATGTCGAGCTATCAGCTGGAGCTGACCCACTCCATCACCTTCGACATCGCGGTCCTGCTGAACATCACGCCCGACCATCTCGCCCGCCATGGCGGGATGCAAGGCTACATCGCCGCCAAGAAACTGATCTTCCACCGCCAGACCCGGCCGCGCACCGCGGTGATCGGGGTGGACGACGAGCATTGCCGGAAGATCCACGCCGATCTGGTCGCTGCCGGCGACCAGCGCATCTGGCCGATCTCCGCCCAGGGACCGGTGCCCGGCGGCGTCTATGCCGCCGGGGGCTGGCTGATCGACGACACCGAAGGCGAGGCGGTCCGCGTCGCGGAACTGTCGGCGCTGCCCAGCCTGCTGGGCACCCACAACTGGCAGAACGCCGCCGCCGCCTTTGCCACCTGCAAGGCCGCCGGCCTGCCGGTGCCGGCGATCGTCGCGGCGATGGCGACCTTCCCCGGTCTCGCCCACCGGCAGCAGCTGGTCGGCACGCTGGAGGGGGTGCGCTTCGTCAACGACAGCAAGGCGACCAACGCCGACGCGACGGAAAAGGCGCTGGCGACCTTCGACCCGATCTATTGGATCCTCGGCGGGCAGGCCAAGGACACCGGGCTGAAGGGGCTGGAGGGCTATATGGGGCGCGTCCGGCACGCCTTCCTGATCGGCGAGGCGCAGGAACAATTCGCCGCATGGCTTGACGCACAAGGCGTTGCTTATACACGCTGCGGAACGCTGGATGTTGCGACCGCGAAGGCGGCCGGACTGGCCTTGGCGGAGCGGTTGGACGGCGCTTGCGTGCTGTTGTCCCCAGCTTGCGCATCGTGGGACCAGTTCGCCAATTTCGAGAAGCGTGGCGAGGCCTTCGCCGCCTATGTCGCGGGCGTTATCAGCGCGCATGAGCACACCGGGGACGGCACCAGCGGGGGCGTTGCATGATCACCTTCGACCGCACCGACCAATCGATCTTCGGCCGCTGGTGGTGGACCGTCGACCGCTGGCAGCTGGGCGCCGTCGCCCTGCTGATGTTCCTGGGCACCGTCCTGATCACGGCGGCCAGCCCGCCGGTGGCCGAGCGCATCGGCATCCAGGATACCTTCTATTTCGTCGAACGCCACGTGATGATGCTGATCCCCGCGGTCGTCATCATGATCGGCGTCTCGCTGCTCAGCCCGCGCGGCGTGCGCCGGGTGGCGCTGGGCGTGTTCCTGATCTCGGTGGCGCTGGTCTACGCCACCCTGGTGGTGGGCGTGGAGATCAAGGGTGCGCGCCGCTGGATCCATGTCCCCGGCCTGTCGATCCAGCCGTCGGAGTTTGTGAAGCCGGCCTTCGCCGTGGTGGCGGCGTGGCTGTTCTCGCTGTCGCGCACCAACCCGGGCTTCCCCGGCGCCCTGGTGTCGATGGCGCTCTACGGCATCACCATGGCCGGCCTGATCCTTCAGCCCGATCTGGGCATGACCTTCGTCGTCTCCGCAGTCTGGTTCACCCAGTTCTTCCTGGCCGGGCTGAACCTGGTGCTGGTGATGGGGCTCGGCGGGTTGGGCGTGGTCGGTCTGGTCGGCGCCTATTACACGCTGCCGCACGTCACCAGCCGCATCAACCGCTTCCTCGACCCGCATGCCGGCGACAATTATCAGGTCAACCGCTCGCTGGAGGCCTTCGCCAACGGCGGACTGATGGGCACCGGCCCCGGTCAGGGCACGGTGAAGTTCTATCTGCCCGACAGCCATGCCGACTTCATCTTCGCGGTGGCGGGCGAGGAACTGGGCCTGATCTTCTGCCTTGGGCTGGTGGTGCTGTTCGCCTTCGTCGTGTTGCGCGGATTCGCCCGTGTCTTCAATGACAACAACTACTTCGTCCTGCTTGCCGCCGCCGGTCTTCTGATTCAGTTCGGGCTTCAGGCAGCGATCAACATGGGTTCGTCCTTGCATCTTATGCCGACCAAGGGCATGACCCTGCCGTTCATCTCCTACGGCGGCTCCTCGCTGCTTGCTCTCGGGTTCGGCATGGGTATGGTTCTGGCACTGACACGCAAACGCTTCGGCCCCGCGGAATGAGGAGGCCGACCGACTTGAGCGCAACGGGATTCGATGCGGGCTTCGACGCCGACGCCAACAAGGTGATCGTGCTGGCGGCCGGCGGCACCGGCGGACACATGTTCCCGGCCGAG from Azospirillum sp. TSH100 carries:
- a CDS encoding UDP-N-acetylmuramoylalanyl-D-glutamyl-2,6-diaminopimelate--D-alanyl-D-alanine ligase; its protein translation is MSGDKTEKAVLWTATDAAAATGGRLAGPSAWTATGVTIDSRKVAPGDLFVAIRGPNFDGHAFVGAAFAAGAVAALVDHLPDGIPADAPLLIAPADTLQSMAALGAAARARCGARMVAVTGSVGKTGSKETLRHVLSAQGPTYATEGSLNNHWGVPLSLARLPADSAYGVFELGMNHAGEIGPLSRQVKPHVAIITTIEAVHLEFFSGVEAIADAKAEIFEGMEADGVAVLNRDNGQYARLAAAARRHGLTNIWSFGAHEEADARLVDCSLHATCSSVTAVIRGERLHYSLSQPGKHWVMNSLAVLLAVKAMGADAAAAARSLSSLQPVKGRGTRKRIQLPQGAFTLIDESYNASPAAVAATLEVLGKIDPGAGGRRIAVLGDMRELGERADALHIGLAEPLRAAQVDAVYACGPHMKALFDRLPAAMRGAWAETSVELAPIVTGAVKGGDVIMVKGSLGSRTGLIVDALAALDSGRESEDKAASRTTNQPQAAAQGQQGPRG
- the mraY gene encoding phospho-N-acetylmuramoyl-pentapeptide-transferase, producing the protein MLYNLLFGLADVFSPFNLFRYLTFRTGGAVITSLVISFVFFPRLIAWLKRKQGEGQPIRADGPESHFKKKGTPTMGGLMILIAMTVSTVLWADITNAYIWIVLLVTIGYGLIGFGDDYLKLTKRNTKGLSGRFRLGWEITIGLVASALIMWVSAPPLSGGVAVPFVKDFLIQLSWFFVPFGAFIMVGASNSVNLTDGLDGLAIVPTMIAAGCFGLISYLSGNAIFANYLQIHHVPGSGELAVFCGALVGAGLGFLWYNAPPAMVFMGDTGSLSLGGALGAVSVVTKHEIVLAIIGGLFVLETVSVIVQVASFKLTGKRVFRMAPLHHHFEKKGWAEPTVVIRFWIIASILALVGLSTLKLR
- the murD gene encoding UDP-N-acetylmuramoyl-L-alanine--D-glutamate ligase; this translates as MIDLFYMQELPVAVMGLGKSGLATARALRDSGAEVRVWDDNPASRAAAEAEGFAVVDLATADLSDLMTIVWSPGIPHTFPKPHPVAERAKALGIELICDIELLGRAERDCAFIGITGTNGKSTTTTLIGHILAAAGRKAAVGGNLGTPVLTFDPIGSGGTCVLEMSSYQLELTHSITFDIAVLLNITPDHLARHGGMQGYIAAKKLIFHRQTRPRTAVIGVDDEHCRKIHADLVAAGDQRIWPISAQGPVPGGVYAAGGWLIDDTEGEAVRVAELSALPSLLGTHNWQNAAAAFATCKAAGLPVPAIVAAMATFPGLAHRQQLVGTLEGVRFVNDSKATNADATEKALATFDPIYWILGGQAKDTGLKGLEGYMGRVRHAFLIGEAQEQFAAWLDAQGVAYTRCGTLDVATAKAAGLALAERLDGACVLLSPACASWDQFANFEKRGEAFAAYVAGVISAHEHTGDGTSGGVA
- a CDS encoding FtsW/RodA/SpoVE family cell cycle protein, which gives rise to MITFDRTDQSIFGRWWWTVDRWQLGAVALLMFLGTVLITAASPPVAERIGIQDTFYFVERHVMMLIPAVVIMIGVSLLSPRGVRRVALGVFLISVALVYATLVVGVEIKGARRWIHVPGLSIQPSEFVKPAFAVVAAWLFSLSRTNPGFPGALVSMALYGITMAGLILQPDLGMTFVVSAVWFTQFFLAGLNLVLVMGLGGLGVVGLVGAYYTLPHVTSRINRFLDPHAGDNYQVNRSLEAFANGGLMGTGPGQGTVKFYLPDSHADFIFAVAGEELGLIFCLGLVVLFAFVVLRGFARVFNDNNYFVLLAAAGLLIQFGLQAAINMGSSLHLMPTKGMTLPFISYGGSSLLALGFGMGMVLALTRKRFGPAE